CCGCGGCGAGAGGCGTACGCCCGACAGGCCGCGCTCCTGCCCGACCGCGAACGCGTGGGTCAGCGCGGAGCCGAGGTCCCAGCCGTCCTGCTCGGGCACGTCGAGCTCGCCGGTGACGTAGGCCTGCGCGGCGCCGAGCTCGCCCGGGTGCCACAGCAGCCGGCGCAGCGCGTCGGGGGAGCGCAGCACCACGAGCGGGCCCTCGACCGGGCCGGCCTCGGAGCCGTCCCACGCGCGCAGGCGCACCGGCAGGTCGCCGCCGATGAAGGGACGCACCGCCTCGGCGAGGCGGTCCGCGACACCACCGCTCGTCGTGCCGGCGGTCGTGGGTCGGGGGTCGGTCTGGGTCACGGGGCCCGTCACCGGTCCTCTCGGGTGAAGGTCAGCTGGGAGACGTTGATGTAGCAGGCGGCGAACCCAGCCTGGGAGTAGGCGAGGTAGAAGTGCCACACCCGCATGAACATGTCGTCGAAGCCCAGCGCCAGCACCGCCTCGCGCTGGCCCAGGAACCGGCGGTCCCAGCGGCGCAGCGTCTCGGCGTAGTGGCTGCCCATCTCGAGCTGGTCGACCAGGCGCAGGGTGGTGTCGCGACGGGTGATCTCGTCGATCACCTCGACGCTGGGCAGGAAGCCGCCGGGGAAGATGTACTTGTTGATCCACGTGTGGCTGTCGCGGGTGGCGAGCATCCGGTCGTGCGGCATCGTGATCGCCTGGATCGAGACCCGGCCGCCCGGGGCGAGCACCTCGTCGATGGTCTCGAAGTAGGTGCCCCAGAACTCGTGGCCCACGGCCTCGATCATCTCGACCGACAGCACGGCGTCGTAGCGGCGACCGGACCCGGCGAGCGCGCGGTAGTCCATCAGCTCGACCTCGACGCGGTCGGAGAAGCCGGCCGCGGCGATCCGCTCCTCGGCGAGCTCGAGCTGCTCGACCGACAGGGTGATGGTGTGGACGCTCGCGCCGCGGCGAGCGGCACGGATCGCCAGCTCGCCCCAGCCCGTGCCGATCTCGAGCACGCGGGTGCCCTCGGTGACGCCGGCCTCGTCGAGCATGCGCTCGATCTTGCGGCCCTGCGCCTCGGCGAGGTCGGGTCCGTGGCGGCGCGGGTCGTCGTGGTCGACCGGCTCGGGCGGGGTGGCGACGAGGTGCTCGGCCACGGACCCGGCGGCGGCGGGCGCCGTGCGGACCGAGGTGTCGAACAGGGCGGACGAATAGCTCAGCGTCTCGTCGAGGAACAGCCGGAACAGGTCGTTCGACAGGTCGTAGTGGTGCGAGATGTTGGCCTGGCTGTTCTCCTCGGTGCTGCGCTGGTGGCTCGGCAGCCGGGGCGTGACCAGCGCGCGGGCACGCTGCAGCGGCTTCGGGATGAGCGTGGCGATGCGCGCGGCCGGCACGGTGAGGAACCCGGCCAGGTCCTCGGCGTCCCACGCTCCGGTGAGGTAGGCCTCGCCGAAGCCGATCAGGCCGTCACGGCCGAGCCGGGCGTAGAACTCCTCGGGCCGGTGCAGGCGCATCTCGGGCCCGCCGCGGCCGTGGCGGCGGCCGGTCGGCTCCTCGACGACCGTCACCTGCAGCCGGGAGACCGCGGCGAGGAACAGCCGCTTGGCCACCGCAGCGGAGACCGCGGTGCGCGGTCCCGGGGTGATCTGCTCGAGTGCGGGCATGCCCTGGGTACGGGGCTCGGCGGGGCGATCCTTCTCGAGGGTCATCGCACACCTTCCTGACGGTGGGAGGGACGGGGGCGGACCGGCAGGCGGCGGGCCCACAGCCAGGTGCCGTGGGCGCGGATCAGCGCGCTGCCGCGCAGCGCCGCACCGAGGGTCCGGCGGAGGGGGACGTCGCTGCGGGTGCCGGTGAGGCTGGCGCTGAAGGGCGCCGAGTCGCCCGCGTGCCGGTGGGAGTGGCCGCGGAGGGTGACCGCGACGTGCAGCCGGTCGGTCGGGACCGGCACCGCGATCTCGTAGGTGCCGTCGACGCCGTGGAAGGGCGAGACGTACATCGCCTTGTCGGTCGTCGCGCGGCCCTGCTCGTCGGGGTGGACGAGGTAGGCGTGGCGGTCGCCGTAGGTGTTGTGCACCTCGATGACGACACCTGCCTGGGCGCCCTGGTCGTCGAAGCACCAGAACACGGTGATCGGGTTGAAGCAGTAGCCGAGCGAGCGCGGCTGCGCGGCCATGAGGATCGTGCCGGCCCGCTCGCCGGACCCGAGGGAGACGCCGTTGTCGGCGAGGAACGCCTCGACGTTGGCGCGCAGCGACCGCTCCGGCGACCCGAGGTGGTCGCGGGCCTCGAACCGCGCCAGGCGGCCGTGGTCGGGCAGGTCGTCGAGGTCGACGAGCCACGTCGTCGAGGTGTGCTCGAAGCTGCGTCGGAACGGTGAGCGACGGGTGTGCCGGATGGTCGTCTCGAAGCGTCCCGGCGCCGGGAGCACGTGGGTGGCGCGGGTCCACGGCAGGCCGAGTCGCGTCGCGGCGGCGAGACCCGAGCGGGCGCCGTCCTCGTGGAAGCCCCAGCCGTGGTAGGCCCCGGCGAACGCGATCCGGTCGGTGTCGATCTCCGGCAGCCGGCGCTGCGCCGCCACCGACTCGGGGGTGTAGAGCGGGTGCTCGTACTCCATGC
This genomic interval from Nocardioides palaemonis contains the following:
- a CDS encoding SAM-dependent methyltransferase produces the protein MTLEKDRPAEPRTQGMPALEQITPGPRTAVSAAVAKRLFLAAVSRLQVTVVEEPTGRRHGRGGPEMRLHRPEEFYARLGRDGLIGFGEAYLTGAWDAEDLAGFLTVPAARIATLIPKPLQRARALVTPRLPSHQRSTEENSQANISHHYDLSNDLFRLFLDETLSYSSALFDTSVRTAPAAAGSVAEHLVATPPEPVDHDDPRRHGPDLAEAQGRKIERMLDEAGVTEGTRVLEIGTGWGELAIRAARRGASVHTITLSVEQLELAEERIAAAGFSDRVEVELMDYRALAGSGRRYDAVLSVEMIEAVGHEFWGTYFETIDEVLAPGGRVSIQAITMPHDRMLATRDSHTWINKYIFPGGFLPSVEVIDEITRRDTTLRLVDQLEMGSHYAETLRRWDRRFLGQREAVLALGFDDMFMRVWHFYLAYSQAGFAACYINVSQLTFTREDR